The Maniola hyperantus chromosome 9, iAphHyp1.2, whole genome shotgun sequence genome includes a region encoding these proteins:
- the Rad1 gene encoding cell cycle checkpoint protein RAD1 translates to MSEGTSQYYFTASMDSGKSLYSLLKAIQFQECAVFCAMSEGLKLTVEEGKCVQASAYVPADNFSEYHVRDDVDVMFKISIAVLTECLNIFGASEESSLKMYYRSEGSPLLLVLQPQSVTNVMTDCEISTQTADSVLELRDEDASEVAKLVLKANAFLGLLADLERSCDVMELNLSPDHPNVSIVTYGMQDRSCIEVPKSSDMMQSFSCSTAVTLKYQLPHIRLIMKALAISSKVVLRCSSNGLLLLQLKLEKDDQRQMFSEFHIVPLLDDY, encoded by the exons ATGTCTGAGGGTACTTCTCAGTATTATTTCACTGCTTCCATGGATTCTGGGAAATCTTTGTACAGCTTATTAAAAGCCATTCAATTCCAAGAG TGTGCAGTGTTCTGTGCAATGTCCGAGGGGCTCAAACTGACAGTGGAGGAGGGTAAATGTGTGCAGGCCTCCGCTTATGTTCCTGCTGACAACTTCTCAGAGTATCACGTCAGAGATGATGTTGATGTCATGTTTAAA ATAAGCATAGCAGTACTCACTGAATGTCTCAACATATTTGGTGCCAGTGAAGAGTCTAGTTTAAAAATGTATTACAGGAGCGAGGGATCCCCATTATTACTTGT TTTGCAGCCTCAATCAGTGACCAACGTGATGACAGACTGTGAGATCTCCACACAAACAGCAGACTCTGTTCTGGAGCTCCGAGACGAGGACGCGTCCGAGGTCGCTAAGCTAGTGCTGAAGGCGAACGCCTTCCTCGGCCTGCTAGCGGACCTGGAGCGCTCCTGTGACGTCATGGAGCTGAACCTTTCGCCGGACCATCCCAACGTTAGCATCGTTACCTACGGAATGCAG GACAGGTCCTGTATCGAAGTGCCGAAGTCGTCGGACATGATGCAGAGCTTCAGCTGCTCGACGGCGGTAACGCTCAAGTACCAGTTGCCGCATATCAGACTTATCATGAAAGCTCTGGCCATTTCCTCTAAG GTGGTGCTAAGATGCAGCTCAAACGGACTATTGCTTCTTCAATTGAAATTAGAAAAGGATGATCAACGGCAAATGTTTTCGGAATTCCATATTGTGCCTTTACTTGATGATTATTGA